One Silene latifolia isolate original U9 population chromosome 4, ASM4854445v1, whole genome shotgun sequence DNA segment encodes these proteins:
- the LOC141652888 gene encoding heavy metal-associated isoprenylated plant protein 43-like produces the protein MGKKRTQLKIIDSGRRNRNEILTAVAKLEGVDKLEMDASKGVLTVVGEVEPVPIFMALKKICVKSEILTVGPPKPERPGEKSGDQQQVWRSGPANPCQCSYNYYCKQCELIAVGHPFSADTGQCSIL, from the exons ATGGGAAAAAAG AGAACTCAACTGAAAATTATCGACAGTGGAAGGAGAAATCGGAATGAAATACTCACTGCAGTGGCGAAACTCGAAG GTGTAGATAAGCTGGAAATGGACGCCAGTAAAGGTGTCCTTACAGTTGTAGGCGAGGTTGAGCCAGTTCCGATTTTTATGGCATTGAAGAAGATATGCGTCAAGTCTGAAATTCTCACCGTGGGCCCACCAAAGCCGGAAAGACCTGGTGAAAAATCCGGTGATCAGCAACAGGTTTGGCGTTCAGGACCTGCAAATCCCTGCCAGTGCAGTTACAACTACTACTGTAAGCAATGTGAGCTTATTGCTGTAGGACACCCTTTTTCTGCTGACACAGGGCAGTGCTCCATACTTTAG
- the LOC141652903 gene encoding peptidyl-prolyl cis-trans isomerase CYP21-4-like, producing MARIKPQALLQQSKKKKVPSKISATTIILFSLIVFMVVFFIFSTYRHFSNRSVNSVKDVSLGRKDPKDRGNPVVPNYATLHTSKGLIVVELYKDSSPEVVDKFIEFCQKGQFKGMQFHRVIKHYVIQAGEVNSIGAAEEWALRGKHYNKLDTSVKHEAFMVGTSKTKKDDKGFQLYITTAPIPDLNEKINVFGRVVKGEDVVQEIEEVDTDDHFVPKSAIGIMDVTLDHKA from the exons ATGGCGAGGATTAAACCACAAGCTTTGTTGCAGCAAAGCAAGAAGAAGAAGGTTCCTAGTAAAATCAGTGCCACCACTATTATTTTATTCAGCTTAATTGTTTTCATGGTTGTCTTCTTCATTTTCTCCACTTACAGACACTTCTCTAACAG ATCAGTAAACTCTGTGAAGGATGTCAGTTTGGGACGTAAG GATCCCAAAGATCGCGGGAATCCTGTTGTTCCCAATTATGCG ACTCTCCATACTTCAAAAGGTTTGATTGTGGTGGAATTGTACAAGGATTCATCTCCTGAAGTAGTTGATAAATTCATCGAGTTCTG TCAGAAGGGTCAATTTAAGGGAATGCAGTTTCATCGGGTTATTAAGCATTACGTGATACAGGCAGGAGAGGTGAACAGTATTGGAGCTGCTGAAGAATGGGCCCTTCGGGGAAAGCACTACAACAAACTTGATACAAG TGTAAAGCATGAGGCGTTCATGGTTGGTACCTCTAAGACTAAGAAGGACGATAAAGGTTTCCAGCTTTATATAACGACTGCACCTATTCCAGATCTCAATGAGAAGATCAATGTATTTGGAAGAGTGGTTAAGGGAGAGGATGTCGTTCAG GAAATCGAGGAAGTAGATACAGACGACCATTTTGTACCCAAATCTGCCATTGGCATTATGGATGTGACCCTCGACCACAAGGCTTAG
- the LOC141652889 gene encoding DEAD-box ATP-dependent RNA helicase 24 translates to MSKRKLGFQGFGINKQQTYNFERSQQPPPQRLYVPPSSSRAPHDHYEDTDLDNIDYDDTTAATTTTATDTTPTAAEDEEIDPLDAFMEGIHQEMKAAPAPNPKEKLDKYRDDDDEDDPMETFLRAKKDAALTLASDALRAGYDSDEEVYAAAKAVDAGMLDYDSDDNPVVVDKRKIEPIAALDHTDIDYEPFNKDFYDEKPSISGMSEQDVSDYRKSLSIRVSGFDVPRPVKTFEECGFPPPLLSAIAKQGYEKPTGIQCQALPIVLSGLDIIGIAKTGSGKTAAFVLPMIVHIMDQPELDKGEGPIGVICAPTRELAHQIYLEAKKFSKSYGLRVSAVYGGMSKLEQFKELKAGAEIVVATPGRLIDLLKMKALTMKRTTYLVLDEADRMFDLGFEPQIRSIVGQIRPDRQTLLFSATMPRRVEKLARETLSDPVRVTVGEIGMANEDITQVVQVLPSDAEKLPWLLEKLPGMIDEGDVLVFASKKASVDEVESQLAQRGFKVAALHGDKDQSSRMEILQKFKAGTFHVLIATDVAARGLDIKSIKSVVNFDIAKEMDMHVHRIGRTGRAGDKDGVAYTLITLKEAKFAGELVNSLIAAGQNVSVELMDLAMKDGRFRSKRDARKGGGKKGKGRGGGGNRGVRGVDFGLGIGYNTEGNSTSSQPASRASALNSLKTGMIAKFKSSFVAASPTSQTQGSANANPYRPALSGFVAGGMIGGDGNRPGPPPTTNFVPASGGTVDNQNPGQNAGQKSSESSRERRERRRPSGWDN, encoded by the exons ATGTCGAAGCGCAAATTAGGATTCCAAGGATTCGGCATTAATAAACAACAAACCTACAACTTCGAACGCTCTCAACAACCACCTCCACAACGCCTCTACGTCCCTCCATCCTCCTCACGTGCTCCTCACGACCACTACGAAGACACCGACCTCGACAACATCGACTACGACgacaccaccgccgccaccacaaCCACCGCAACCGACACCACTCCAACCGCCGCGGAAGATGAAGAAATCGACCCGCTGGATGCATTCATGGAGGGAATTCACCAGGAAATGAAAGCCGCCCCGGCGCCAAACCCTAAGGAGAAGCTCGACAAGTATAGggacgatgacgatgaagacgaccCCATGGAAACTTTCTTGCGTGCTAAGAAGGATGCGGCATTGACATTGGCTTCGGATGCGCTTCGCGCTGGGTATGATTCTGATGAGGAGGTTTATGCTGCTGCTAAAGCTGTTGATGCTGGTATGCTTGATTATGATAGTGATGATAATCCGGTTGTCGTCGATAAGAGGAAGATTGAACCTATTGCTGCTTTGGATCATACTGATATTGATTATGAGCCTTTTAATAAGGATTTTTATGATGAGAAGCCTTCCATTTCCG GAATGAGCGAACAGGATGTGAGTGACTACCGGAAAAGCTTGAGTATCCGTGTCTCTGGTTTTGATGTTCCAAGGCCAGTTAAAACTTTTGAAGAATGCGGCTTTCCTCCTCCTCTGTTGTCCGCTATTGCAAAGCAAGGCTATGAGAAACCAACCGGCATACAGTGCCAAGCATTGCCAATCGTTTTGTCCGGGTTAGATATTATTGGTATAGCCAAGACTGGTTCTGGAAAAACAGCTGCTTTTGTGCTTCCGATGATCGTGCATATCATGGACCAGCCAGAGCTTGACAAAGGGGAGGGACCTATCGGGGTTATTTGTGCGCCCACTAGAGAGTTAGCTCATCAGATATATTTGGAGGCTAAGAAGTTTTCAAAATCCTATGGGCTTCGTGTTTCCGCAGTTTATGGTGGAATGTCGAAGCTTGAGCAGTTTAAGGAACTCAAGGCCGGAGCTGAGATTGTAGTTGCCACTCCCGGAAGACTTATCGACTTGCTAAAAATGAAAGCCCTGACAATGAAAAGAACAACTTATCTGGTGCTTGATGAAGCTGATCGTATGTTTGACCTCGGTTTTGAGCCTCAGATAAGGTCTATTGTTGGTCAGATTAGGCCAGACCGTCAGACTTTACTTTTCTCAGCAACCATGCCCCGTAGAGTGGAGAAGTTGGCTAGGGAAACACTCTCTGATCCCGTGCGTGTTACAGTAGGGGAGATAGGCATGGCGAATGAGGATATAACCCAGGTCGTTCAGGTTCTTCCTTCAGATGCTGAAAAGCTACCTTGGCTCTTGGAAAAGCTGCCAGGAATGATCGACGAAGGAGATGTATTGGTGTTTGCTTCTAAAAAAGCCTCAGTAGATGAAGTTGAATCACAACTTGCTCAGAGAGGATTCAAAGTTGCTGCTCTTCATGGTGACAAAGACCAGTCTTCAAGGATGGAGATTTTGCAGAAATTCAAGGCTGGGACTTTTCATGTTCTGATTGCCACTGATGTCGCTGCTCGAGGTCTTGATATCAAATCAATTAAGTCAGTCGTCAACTTTGATATTGCAAAAGAAATGGATATGCATGTACATCGTATCGGTAGAACAGGACGTGCTGGTGATAAAGACGGAGTTGCGTATACTCTGATCACACTGAAAGAGGCAAAATTTGCTGGGGAGTTGGTCAATAGTTTGATTGCTGCCGGGCAGAACGTGTCGGTGGAATTGATGGATCTTGCAATGAAG GATGGAAGGTTCAGGTCTAAACGTGATGCAAGAAAAGGAG GTGGAAAGAAGGGTAAGGGAAGAGGTGGCGGTGGTAACCGTGGTGTGCGTGGTGTCGATTTTGGGTTGGGAATTGGATATAATACAGAAGGCAACAGCACTTCCTCCCAGCCAGCCAGTCGTGCTTCTGCCCTGAATTCTCTAAAGACGGGGATGATCGCTAAATTCAAAAGCAGCTTTGTGGCTGCATCACCCACCTCTCAAACCCAAGGTTCGGCCAATGCAAACCCCTATAGACCCGCATTATCCGGCTTTGTTGCAGGTGGTATGATCGGGGGTGATGGAAACAGACCCGGGCCACCCCCTACTACCAATTTTGTGCCAGCCTCGGGTGGGACCGTTGATAATCAGAATCCTGGACAAAATGCCGGACAGAAAAGCAGTGAAAG CTCAAGAGAGAGGAGAGAAAGGCGGAGACCGTCAGGATGGGACAATTAA
- the LOC141652890 gene encoding receptor-like serine/threonine-protein kinase ALE2, translating to MPISPSSGFSGKFNWMRLIWLLISCYLVGSHAESFDDHIKHAKPALVTAKSSAVYQSHLPSPRLTRTLGSTMREDQYYEQQLTIAHPPVTSKLSEPFTTRNVKAPPVEDFMAPLLADSAPAHSRLPEPPLSPKTSSCCGPDMVQKRESPSCHCVYPIKLDLLLSNVTLNPDWNLFLYEFASGLGLRGSQIQMNNFYWVTLTSLNISLDITPHTGTGFSSSGASAINSSLLLHKVHIDSKLVGVGDYKLLNVTWYQPPASSLAPLSAPAPVKTPHREISTPKPPVSSNKGKSSTLIIVLSIAAGLVVMTIVFLVIICCSSHQKTEPSFKDPENFGARPTIPDTGPAGGSLPHPSSTRYLSYEELKKATNNFEKASILGEGGFGKVFKGILSDGTAVAIKRLTNGGPQGDKEFLVEVEMLSRLHHRNLVKLVGYFSSRESSQNLLCYELVPNGSLEAWLHGPLGVNCPLDWDTRMKIALDAARGLTYLHEDSQPCVIHRDFKASNILLENNFTAKVADFGLAKQAPEGRQTYLSTRVMGTFGYVAPEYAMTGHLLVKSDVYSYGVVLLELLTGRKPVDMAQPSGQENLVTWSRPILRDKDRLEELADTKLEGKYPKEDFIRVCTIAAACVAPEANQRPTMGEVVQSLKMVQRVTEYQDGGAGSANLRSNLRQSMTAFESDRTSSIFSSGAYSGLSVFDENISRTAVFSEDLHEGR from the exons ATGCCTATTTCTCCTTCCTCAG GATTTTCAGGCAAATTTAATTGGATGCGTTTGATATGGCTGCTAATTTCATGTTATCTAGTCGGCAGCCATGCTGAATCATTTGATGATCATATTAAACATGCAAAGCCTGCTCTTGTCACTGCTAAGTCTTCTGCTGTCTACCAGTCACATCTTCCATCCCCACGCTTAACGCGAACTCTTGGATCTACCATGCGTGAGGATCAGTATTATGAACAACAATTAACTATTGCTCATCCTCCTGTTACTTCTAAACTATCTGAACCATTCACGACGAGGAATGTAAAAGCGCCTCCAGTTGAAGACTTTATGGCTCCTCTCTTGGCTGACTCAGCTCCAGCACACTCTAGGTTACCTGAGCCACCTCTCTCCCCTAAAACATCAA GCTGTTGCGGACCTGATATGGTGCAAAAGCGAGAGAGCCCGAGCTGCCATTGTGTTTATCCCATTAAGCTTGATCTCCTTCTTTCCAATGTTACGCTAAACCCAGACTGGAATCTTTTCCTTTATGAATTTGCTTCAGGACTAGGTCTCCGTGGCTCTCAAATACAAATGAATAACTTCTATTGGGTCACTTTGACAAGCCTAAATATTTCCTTGGATATTACTCCACATACGGGGACTGGTTTTTCATCTAGTGGTGCTTCTGCTATAAACTCCTCACTTTTACTGCATAAGGTGCATATAGACTCGAAATTAGTGGGTGTGGGTGATTATAAGCTCCTCAACGTGACTTGGTACCAGCCCCCTGCCTCTTCACTAG CTCCTTTGTCTGCTCCTGCGCCTGTCAAAACACCTCATCGTGAAATATCTACTCCTAAACCTCCAGTTTCTTCAAACAAGGGGAAGTCATCAACTTTAATCATTGTTCTTAGTATCGCTGCTGGTCTTGTGGTCATGACCATAGTATTTCTAGTGATCATATGCTGCTCATCTCATCAAAAGACTGAACCATCTTTTAAAGATCCAG AAAATTTTGGAGCAAGGCCAACAATTCCGGATACTGGCCCAGCTGGAGGGTCTCTTCCGCACCCTAGCAGTACAAGATATTTGTCATACGAAGAGCTGAAGAAGGCAACAAATAATTTTGAAAAGGCGAGCATACTAGGAGAGGGTGGGTTTGGCAAAGTTTTCAAGGGAATTCTGAGTGATGGCACTGCTGTAGCAATCAAGAGGCTCACCAATGGTGGACCTCAAGGGGATAAGGAGTTTTTGGTCGAGGTTGAAATGCTTAGCAGGTTGCATCACCGTAACCTTGTTAAGCTTGTGGGATACTTTAGCAGTCGGGAATCTTCTCAGAATTTGCTGTGTTACGAGCTTGTTCCTAATGGAAGTCTAGAGGCGTGGCTTCATG GTCCTCTGGGAGTCAACTGTCCATTAGATTGGGATACCAGAATGAAGATTGCACTTGATGCAGCAAGAGGACTTACATACCTGCATGAGGACTCACAGCCTTGTGTTATACACAGGGACTTCAAGGCATCAAATATATTGTTGGAGAATAACTTCACTGCAAAGGTTGCTGATTTTGGACTTGCCAAACAGGCCCCTGAGGGCAGGCAAACTTATTTGTCTACTCGGGTTATGGGAACTTTTGG TTATGTTGCGCCGGAGTATGCCATGACTGGTCATCTACTTGTTAAAAGTGATGTATATAGCTACGGTGTTGTTTTGCTTGAGTTGCTCACTGGAAGAAAGCCCGTGGATATGGCTCAGCCATCTGGGCAGGAGAACCTTGTTACCTGG TCGAGGCCTATTTTGAGAGACAAGGATCGTCTTGAAGAACTAGCTGATACAAAACTTGAAGGCAAATACCCGAAAGAAGATTTTATTCGGGTTTGCACAATTGCAGCTGCTTGTGTAGCACCAGAGGCAAACCAGCGGCCTACCATGGGCGAGGTGGTGCAGTCTCTTAAAATGGTGCAGCGTGTTACAGAATATCAAGATGGCGGTGCGGGGTCCGCTAACCTGAGGTCAAACCTAAGACAGTCCATGACAGCCTTTGAGTCTGATAGGACATCATCGATATTCTCATCAGGTGCTTACTCTGGTTTGAGTGTCTTCGACGAAAATATATCTCGAACTGCAGTTTTCTCCGAAGATTTGCACGAAGGTAGATAG
- the LOC141652891 gene encoding uncharacterized protein LOC141652891 produces MEFNYIAVFCLYLTSFLVIKHASCSSGKFLLPDDVSLFALPPVLDVGSTITSSIFDFDEASSPTASSPSASSPETSITSLIADITSTNLIDVPKKVVDACKNTDHPNECSNSVAPLLKENENLGPVSILQGETKAFDHALEVAKEDIGGEEDDNAQAISTCKQMYENAREEISKAMELASKNDKYGVNIYLSAALTYIDTCKDEIPKDMKEDSKIVQTNKLLEELASNTLALGNNALGLDNEEN; encoded by the coding sequence atggaGTTCAATTACATTGCTGTTTTCTGTCTTTACCTGACATCTTTTCTTGTTATTAAACATGCTTCATGTAGTTCTGGTAAATTTTTACTACCAGATGATGTTTCATTGTTTGCATTGCCGCCAGTTTTAGATGTCGGATCCACAATCACCTCATCAATCTTTGATTTCGATGAAGCTTCCTCTCCAACTGCGTCCTCGCCTTCAGCCTCATCACCTGAAACATCTATTACATCCCTCATCGCCGATATAACAAGCACCAATCTAATTGACGTTCCTAAAAAAGTCGTTGATGCCTGCAAAAACACAGATCATCCAAATGAATGTTCAAACTCGGTCGCTCCCTTATTAAAAGAAAATGAAAACCTTGGGCCGGTTTCCATCTTACAAGGCGAGACTAAAGCTTTTGATCACGCTCTTGAGGTCGCAAAGGAAGACATTGGTGGTGAAGAAGACGACAACGCGCAAGCCATATCTACTTGCAAACAAATGTATGAAAATGCAAGAGAAGAGATCTCTAAGGCAATGGAATTGGCATCTAAAAATGACAAATATGGTGTCAATATTTATTTGAGTGCAGCTCTAACATACATTGATACATGCAAAGATGAAATTCCTAAGGACATGAAGGAGGATTCTAAAATTGTTCAAACTAACAAATTGTTGGAAGAATTGGCTAGCAATACTTTGGcattgggtaacaatgccttgggCCTTGATAATGAAGAAAATTGA
- the LOC141651041 gene encoding putative nucleoredoxin 1 has protein sequence MTIPENGVFNNISALNRIDIELAAVSQDVKLELFPSLPSEYPIRKRVCLSSEWARSGDDDLLPQDDEESRVTSARVRYLYSLQQPFEDEIPEYSNNIPVFGPIEKGKSFDVISMLSNSSRDFLVRNNGDRVLVESLRGKYLLICCYFVPIPTESYAAGTCLDLIYTYSQLYRERSDEFEMIMVAKMRSDWVHDDVAFNHFFSAFPCLAVPFWDSYSRDLICKSLELNEETTWLGTITLIVDPEQIVLKHLHHEFFRHYGSCSFPFTDARLNQLEREAYEMRLRINNYEDHNNNNNTPSLEELFCLNPSDYLRKCDDYDELVSVLDLNKKLVGLYICLDGKFLTTLNFFHKKCIAKGLEFEIVLVYLPFEGDIHWFQNRVKVALARDQISWWVLPFDDTVSRKLSRFCHSSLGDRVMILGPNSSFGDTMGKEVMSHFGIGAYPFTRQSIVDRKLAKLRALTLESVLMVSDEHNYVVNKDGDRVPMDNLLGRNIILYIDYTYLTSICDDLYDELIDWYPKLKAKDPDFEVVFVAFDENTTGEIDERLRVMPWLAFPFPSVHSRRVIDKLFLEWEDKYPAFIAFGKDGRLRSRHAEQHLSLNGIDAFPFNDHLCHELSAGFSPVYTSY, from the coding sequence ATGACAATTCCTGAAAATGGTGTTTTCAATAATATTTCGGCTCTAAATCGGATCGATATAGAGCTAGCTGCTGTTTCACAAGATGTAAAATTAGAGTTATTTCCTTCTTTACCCTCGGAATATCCTATAAGAAAACGAGTATGTCTCTCTTCCGAATGGGCTCGATCCGGAGACGACGATCTTCTTCCCCAAGACGACGAAGAATCCCGCGTTACAAGCGCCAGAGTACGATACTTGTACAGCTTGCAACAGCCTTTTGAGGATGAAATACCCGAATACTCGAATAATATCCCTGTATTTGGACCGATTGAAAAAGGCAAGTCTTTCGATGTTATATCAATGTTATCTAATAGTAGTCGAGATTTCCTTGTTCGTAATAATGGCGACCGTGTTCTAGTCGAAAGCCTTAGAGGAAAATACCTCCTTATTTGCTGTTACTTTGTGCCTATACCAACTGAGTCTTACGCAGCCGGCACGTGCTTGGATCTGATCTACACGTATTCACAATTATATCGCGAAAGATCTGATGAGTTCGAGATGATCATGGTAGCGAAGATGAGATCCGATTGGGTCCATGATGACGTGGCGTTTAACCACTTCTTCTCCGCATTCCCTTGTCTTGCTGTCCCGTTTTGGGATTCTTATTCTCGCGACTTAATTTGCAAGTCTCTCGAATTAAACGAAGAAACTACTTGGTTAGGAACGATTACTCTTATTGTGGATCCTGAACAAATTGTTTTAAAGCATTTACATCATGAGTTTTTCCGTCATTATGGATCGTGTTCATTTCCTTTTACTGATGCGAGACTCAATCAACTTGAAAGGGAAGCGTACGAAATGAGATTAAGGATAAACAACTACGAggatcataataataataacaatacacCTTCCCTTGAGGAACTCTTTTGCCTTAATCCCTCTGATTATCTTCGAAAATGTGATGATTATGACGAATTAGTCTCCGTTTTAGATTTGAATAAGAAGCTTGTGGGATTATACATTTGTTTAGATGGGAAATTTCTGACCACACTTAATTTCTTCCATAAGAAATGTATTGCCAAAGGGCTCGAGTTTGAGATCGTGTTGGTATACCTGCCCTTTGAGGGCGATATCCATTGGTTTCAGAATCGGGTCAAGGTAGCATTAGCAAGGGATCAGATATCCTGGTGGGTATTGCCCTTCGATGACACAGTAAGTCGGAAGTTATCTCGATTTTGCCACTCCAGTTTAGGGGATAGAGTGATGATTTTAGGTCCAAATAGCTCATTCGGGGATACCATGGGAAAAGAGGTTATGTCCCATTTTGGTATCGGGGCATATCCATTTACAAGACAAAGCATTGTAGATCGAAAGTTAGCCAAATTAAGGGCATTGACATTAGAGTCGGTGTTGATGGTGTCTGACGAACATAATTATGTCGTTAACAAAGATGGAGATCGGGTTCCTATGGATAATCTACTTGGCAGGAATATCATCCTTTACATTGATTATACATATTTAACAAGCATTTGCGACGACCTATATGACGAGCTTATTGATTGGTACCCAAAATTAAAGGCCAAGGATCCCGATTTTGAAGTAGTGTTTGTGGCCTTTGATGAGAATACCACTGGAGAAATAGATGAACGGTTACGTGTGATGCCATGGTTGGCCTTTCCTTTTCCGTCTGTTCATTCTAGGCGTGTGATCGATAAATTGTTCTTGGAGTGGGAGGATAAATATCCTGCGTTTATAGCATTTGGTAAAGATGGTCGGCTTCGTTCGAGGCATGCTGAACAACATCTTAGTCTGAATGGGATTGATGCGTTTCCATTCAATGATCATTTGTGTCATGAACTCTCTGCTGGTTTCAGTCCGGTTTACACATCTTATTAG
- the LOC141651042 gene encoding putative nucleoredoxin 1-1, with the protein MTLESVLMVSDEHNYVVNKDGDRVPMDSLLGRNIILYLEYTYLTSICFGLYNNLIDWYPKLKAKDPDFEVVFVAFDENTTGEVDEWLRVMPWLAFPFPSVHSKRVIDQLFLEWEDGYPALIAFGKDSRLRSRHAEHHLSPNGINAFPFNDHLCEELSADFSPLYTSY; encoded by the coding sequence ATGACATTAGAGTCGGTGTTGATGGTGTCTGACGAACATAATTATGTCGTTAACAAAGATGGAGATCGGGTTCCTATGGATAGTCTTCTTGGCAGGAATATCATCCTCTACCTTgaatatacatatttaacaagcATTTGCTTTGGCCTATATAACAACCTTATTGATTGGTACCCAAAATTAAAGGCAAAGGATCCCGATTTTGAAGTTGTGTTTGTGGCCTTTGATGAGAATACTACTGGAGAAGTAGATGAATGGTTGCGTGTGATGCCATGGTTGGCATTTCCTTTTCCGTCTGTTCATTCTAAGCGTGTGATCGACCAATTGTTCTTGGAGTGGGAGGATGGATATCCTGCCTTGATAGCATTTGGTAAAGATAGTCGGCTTCGTTCAAGGCATGCTGAGCATCATCTTAGTCCGAACGGGATTAATGCGTTTCCATTCAACGATCATCTGTGCGAAGAACTTTCTGCTGATTTCAGTCCGCTCTATACATCTTATTAG